GAGTTCATTTAAGATTGTTGTAAAAAAAATCCAGATGTCATGATTTGCCCACTAAATTTTTAGGTGAAAAACCATATTTCAGTAAAACTAATATTTTGTAGTGGACAGTATTTCGAAAATACACATCACATTTTTGTTTGTCTATTATTTGAGTTATTGGAACGATGAAGTTGACGAGTAATTTTGATATTCATATATTTTGTAAAAGTAAACTTGTTTTTATCCATCCGGTCGCAAATAATATTTAGTTATAGACTATACAtccaaattaaatatatttctcAAATTCATGGCACACCTGTTTTGCCTATAAAAGATTCCACATCCATCGCGTTTATTCCCACTTCTTTGAATATAGCAACTTGCATATCCCAGGATCTCCATATTCTTCTTGTAGAAGGTATCATACTCATCAACTTCCtgagaaatatttctttaaataaGGGAAAGAAAAATGATTGTGAAACAGTATGAAGTATTGCATCTAAGGCCATCAGAATTTTTATAACAGGTGCAAGAAGGAAATAGAAACCTGCAGACAAAGAAAATCTGCCTCAAGGCCCTTGAGAATGTTTAATAAGGCTTGAGAACGAGCTTTCCACCTAGAGATACACTCAAAGACATATTTAGTAAAAACTCCATGAGTACAATATTATAAACTCCGTGGTTGTAGCAGAAACTCGTGTAAATTATAGTTGGATAGAACAACTCAAACGATATAAGAATTGTCCATTAGGAAATAATCTTGGCATTGGAGTTCATACTTCAGACAAGGTGCTGGTGAGTGAGGAAAGAAGGCACTCTTCACGTATGcctgaaaaaataattatagaATATAGTTAATAGGAAGAACAACTATATAAAGGAGGCAAAGCATAAAAGAAAACTAAAATTATAGAGGTAAGTGATGTAATATGCCATCTGCAATTAAGTTAACAAGGCGAGAACTCTTTTTAAGTCATTGAGAGCTATTGtatcataaataaaataaatagaattGATTGAGGAGAAGGGAAGAGACGGTTCAATAACACAATATGTTACCATTCGATGCATATACTCAGCCTCATATTTGGAAACCTGGAACAATACTTCATTGCAACCTTATAAAGACATATCTAGTAACTATTTTATTCTCTCTAATTCTCTCAAAAAGGCTTTAAATGGAAGTCACATAATTTGATACTGTTGTCCATTAAAGTTAACAAAAGAACTTCAATGCCATAAAAAATGTTGAAACAAGGTAAAATATTCACTGGAaatccaaaatttatttatttagtgctCTATTTAGTCCTAAATTCATGAATTTCAGGATGCAATTTAAAAGCTAACATAAGTGCatcaaaaaataaatcaaagagAAACGAGATCCAACTTAGTTGACTTTGAACAAACCAATGGCCTAAGCAACATAACATCTGTATACCTGAGCCAAAATATTATATGACACCAAACGGAATTTGAAGCCTGTAACATTGATCATTAAAAGGTATCAGAGCAAAATGGTCCTAAAATATATGGGTTTCTTATTGCCTAACCGAAAAACAGAAGAGATCCACACACAAGTGAAAGAAATAATGCTTCATTCAAGAACACGTAATATACAAACCAGCAGGTTTATTGATCAATATGGTTTCACTCTGCTGAACTGGCACAAATTTTCGACATATTGGTTCGGGACCCGTACTCATCTTGCTGTAACAAGCTACTCTGCAAGTCAAAGAACCACAAAATGTCTGCGCCCAATCTCAAAAACgaaaaaagaaaatcaaattttatgtcaaggggGGTTGAAATTTTGGGTTTGGTGAACTCTTCATTTAAAAAGTGACCCTCTTCAATGTATTTCATTACATAGGGAGGATCATTTTTCAAAACAAAGGGTTTTCAAGGAAGTTAAAATGTCCCCAGTTAACATTAAATAATCCCCCATTGACTTTCTTGCCTGACCAAGCTCATGGCCGCACCCACACTCAACCTGCCATGGTTTTCCCACATAGGCTGGACCCTCTGCAAAAACACACTCAAACCATTTTCCATAACATCAAAATAACTACagagttgcaaatattttgaaaaaaacaaaaacaagagaAGATGGTGGCGAAAAAAGGATATTCCACCATCTATTTCATGCAATTGGGCCCTTTTAACAACCAAATTTCAGGTTTTCGTAAGTGGGTCACCGAAAAACCATAGAATCAATTCACTttcataaaagcatgaaaacaTATAAACGCCCAATAAAACTTTCACCAGAATGGGGCATCACATAACATGAATTTGCAAGAAACATTCAGTAAACACGTGAACTCAATATTTAGTGTCTCTGTAATAGATATGCTCCATGGACATGAAATCTGCGGATACAAATAGCCCCAATACCTTGAACGAGGAAGCAAGAAACAGCACTTGACCATAACTTTCATCCCAGATATTTTACCAACTGTTGCTATGCAATAAGCTGAGCTATATAACACGGCGGCCGAATGACACGCTTCAATTTGAAAGAATTCAGGAGTTTGGGCTTTCTATCGGGCCTGGTTCGCTTTGGGTCAGACAATAATTATACTTTTGGTCTTGAATAATTTATAATAGTCAGATAAATTTATCTCGACTGTTTACGATTTTTAATCTCGTAAATGATgaaatttcaatttatttttttttgacaaaaaacttgtaattttatTCAAAACGGAGTAAAATCTTCGATTACAAGCTTTACTAACCAAGCAGGAAACTCTCCACAAATCCACACGAAAGGTGAGGGAAAGGAAATAGCAAAAGAGATTAAAGAGTGCGCAACACCATATGTGGTGCGCAAAACATGTTCTAATTTTAAATGGGCATGAGTTTCCAATAAATTCCTAATATTTGTTTCAAAGGCCCCAGTGTATCCAAAGTCCTCTGCTGGATTAGTGACTGTTTGCACTGCCATCAGAGAATCCGATGTAATCTGGTTTATCCTTAAATGTTGAGTCTGGGTCATTAGAAAACCTTCCTCGATTGCAATAAGTTCAGCGGCTACTATAGATGGTGGTTTAGTAATTTGCTTTCCAAAGGCTAGCAATGTATGGCCCTCGTGATTTCGCACAACACCGCCAATTGCATATCGATTGGAATTGACATTATAAGCTGCATCAACATCCAAACGCAATTGGTTGATTGGTGGTGCTATCCATCGACTCGGTGATGATATATGTTCTCTTCTGCTTGCTGAAGTTAGTATTGATGTTCTCGCCTCTTGGTAACCGCAAAGCATGGTCTTGCACCATTCGACATTAATCCCCTTCTTCTTAGAATCATTGTTATGTACTGCAGTGATTGTCACGTCAATATTAACgagaaaaaatacaaaaattattaaaaatcaaaagaTAAATCTAATGATATGATAATCTAAATAATACAATTCTAATATAGAAAAACAAAACTACAATTTCCCATGTTTTATGGGTTTATGGATCATAGTGTTTCTTTAATTATGCTATTGCTTCTATAATTGGTCTAATTTAATTGGTGTCTACAAGATAATTGTAGAAAGTGGTTGATTCAATCATGCACATTAAACCACCACCACAAACACATATGTCCATATAATTGGTCCCCTTACGATTGGATCATTTGggctttatataaaaaaataaagattccTGCGAGTTTTTTGCAATCTTTACCTGTAAAATATACTTTATATAAAAAGTAAAGATTCCTACGAGTTTTTCGCAATCTTTACTTGTAAAGACTATTACTTTAATTTCCATAATCATCGTATGTATGTCAATTTTACACATTTAGGTGCTGATTGATTCGTATGATAAGacgataaaatgaaaaataaaaacaacaaaaatattttttgttttaattattttaaaactcgAGCTATATTTAAATCATACAAAAACGTTGAATCTCATCCATCGTATCAAAAATGTAATCGGCAAATATTGATGAGATTCATTTGTTTATCGAGTTGCTTGAATGAAAAAACTTTTACACTGTAATCAATGGAACGATTAGggaaattttcttttattatcCTTCGTTATGCATATAAATAGAAATCATAAATACATTCATTTGAaaacaatataaatatatttttttttatcattttaatcataataATTTTCATTTCGTGCTCTTCATCAGtgcttaaaaaattaattatgaatttttttcaaTTGCGAAGTTATCGaaatttgtaaagaaaaagttCATAGTCACTTTATTTTAAACGTTTGAAAACATTACCTAAATTACGCGGCCTTTAGTGAAATTATATTTCGTATATTATGGGTATAAAATGAAGGGAAGAAAAAGGGAGTGAGTGCGCAAAAGAATGGACATCCACTTCACTCACCTCTTTTTTAGAGGGACGCTAAAGCAAAACATTCCGAGGATTCAAGAATTTAGTTAAAACAGCAACAAGAACAATGATACAAGTAATGGcttgttaattttattttaggaGAAATATGGTTTTTTAGTAAAATTACACgtgttatttgaatttatttatttaatatctaTGCTAATTTGTATTTATTTGGATTGTACTAATCTAAAAAGTGGCTTTCTATTTCTGCAAGATCGCATCAGACAAAACTAATACGCGATAAATTCGATCGATAAAATATTGGTACGAATAATCGTATTCATAATCATTTGGTCGGTCGCGTGTTTATTAACTTCACCAACTCGAACATCTCATGTGAGTGTTGATAGTGTCCGTCTCACATAATAAATATATAGGTCTCATTTGATAGGTATTTTAAAGACATTTTTAATATAGTaagagttaaaaaaaattaaaatatgtgattggataatatttttgtaaaacgtttttttatttatttttaaaaaatgttataCAAAATAGTTTTTAAAGAATAACTGAaaactattttttaaatatttaaaattaaaaaaacgaAAGTTCAAAAAATAATACGATAAAAttgttttctaaaaaaattccaaatacctttaatataatatatatataaaacaattTTATAAAAACATTATATAATTATGCTCTTCATTATTCTTTCGATATTCGTCCCAACTTTATTAATTCGCCTAATTTATTTTGTCCTATATTAAATGTATGGATGCGCCCAATCAATTTACCATCTTGTAATAATTATAGATACAAGTCGCCGCCATGCATAGGTCTCCCTCAATTAAATTATAAGGAGACAATGATTTCTCCATTATTAAAGACAAcgataactttcatgttttatCAAGTACATTGTCAACATTTgtgaaatgaaataaattctaattCTAAAATTAACCATTCGTATTGGTTTCGTCCACCGAACATCATTACtcgaaaattgcttaattacccattttaatacatatttcaagatttaattctatgctaaataaaataataaaaaatacagATTTCTTGGTGAAAAAAACATACTAAAATATGCATCATGATGTTTGCTTTTGTCCTACTTTCAGTCATTCAATGCCGAGCGCGTTCTTTGATAAGATTCTTCTGTGGTTCCACATGCGTGGAATGAACACCGgtcgtttttttttttccttcaaatcAATAAAACAAAAGATATATCAATCAAAACGATAAAACTTTTAAGTTAATATATTCCAGCTTGTAAATAAGATagttgaaatgatttttttgtataaaatattattCTCTTTTTCGAGGAGTTTGGAATGAAAGAATGAATCTAAGATATAAAAAGCTCTCTATTCATTTCTAATATTGTATCATAGTTTCGATTTCAACGTTATGTGTTGGATTGCTTGTATTTGAGCCACTCGTTCTGTTCATAGtcgggtcatttgtaaacttcaagCTTCAGATTTTCATTCACGGGCGTGAGAGGAGTGTTAGTTGTCCTACATTGGTTGAATAAATTCTCTGAGAATTGTATATATGGAATTGAACAATTCTCACCCTTAGAATATGGGTTATGTTACGTTTATAAATTGGGTTACATGGTATGTTAATTTTAACTCAATTGTACATTTTTcttaaagaaaatatatatactgGTTAAGTGTATATATAAAATCCAGCGGAGAAAACACAATTGTCGGCGGGTTACCTGTGCCCACATGGACTTAAAGTTTGTTCAAAAGGTGGTGTTATGCATAGTTTGACACCAGTTTTTTTTCTCAGTTTATCGTCAATTTTAGCTCGGAAACTAAAAGTTTCTGAACTTGGGCGTTGGGTTTTTTCAGTCGAGGTACGTTTTCCAACTTCCAAGGGATTTGGATTCGTCATCatcataattatttttattcgcGAGTGTAAACAAACAGTGAAACTTGACAGAATGATGAACGAAAGGTATGAGCGATTGCTGCAAACTCTGGTTTTTGTGCTGATTATGCTGAGAATTGAGTGCTACAATGTGGACATCACTTATGTCAAGAGTGCTGTGGCAAAAGGAGCTGGTAAGAATGTTAAATGGAATTGatgtaattaaattttttttattattcttaattattatcatgatttattttttgtgtGGTCTTGTTTCGTAGTTTGCTTGGATGGGAGTCCACCAGCATATCATTTTTCTGCGGGATTTGGAGCAGGGATTAACAACTGGTTGATTCAGATTGAGGTTAATTGCTGTAGTTCATCCAATAACGTGATTAGTTAATCTTGTAGTTGTATGGTGCTCGGATCAGAATCGAATTAGATGTAAATCAAGTTTACTCGCAAAAAGTACATCATAAACCATCAGACGGAATTTCTCGATCCAACTCCGAATGAACTGTCTATAGATAAAATCGTATTTGATTGATCTCTGTCACATAATGTATGAAGTATTTCTTGAAGGTTGCTTATGAAAGTTGGGATATAAAATGAGTCTAAATTGTTTGCATACTTTTGGGTCTATTAGGGAGGAGCATGGTGCAACAATGCCACGACTTGCCTAGCTCGAAAGAGCACCCGATTAGGCTCCTCCACGAAAATGGTTAAGACCCTTTCCTTTTCTGGGATGTTGAGCAACAAACCACAGTTTAATCCTGGTAtagttcaatatttcatttaCTAGAAGCCTACTATGCCTCGAGTGTTTTTTGGTGTTTTCCGAGTTAATTATATGGTCCATTGTTGATTTCCAGATTTTTATGACTGGAATAAGGTCAAGGTTAGATACTGTGATGGATCATCATTCACTGGTGACATTGAAGCAGTAAATCCTGTAAGTTTTTCAacataatttttcttaaattataaaaattttccaAGTGGATAAAAGTATGAATTTTCCGAACACCGGTACATGTACATCTGACATGTTTCACATTTATTCAGGCAACTAAACTGTACTACAGGGGAGCAAGGGTCTTCCTTGCTATAATGGAGGATCTACTGGTGAAAGGAATGAAATACGCGAAAAATGTAATGTTTTTCATTACGATTAATCATACTGATCAACCTTTTTCCACAATACAATGAATAGTATACATAAAGATCCTCCTTTTAATGGTAATTCAGGCTATTTTATCTGGATGCTCAGCCGGTGGATTGACATCGATTCTTCACTGTGATAGATTCAGGGCTCTTGTTCCTGCAAGCACAAAAGTGAAGTGTTTATCGGATGCTGGCTATTTTATAAACGCGTAAGCTTTTGCATCAACTTAAATATCTCAAGAAGTTGAAATAATCTAAACTCGGCAACAATGGTCAATCACTTTTTGAGACAGGAAGGATGTTTCTGGAGCTGAGCATATTAAAGATTTCTACAGTCAAGTTGTTGAAACTCATGTAAGATTTGAATTTCCTAAATTTTCGACTTTTTGTGATCGTAACTTGTTTATTTTTATGTGACTATAGGGATCAGCAAAGAATTTGCCCGGTTCGTGTACCTCAAGATTGAGTCCAGGCCTGGTATGATCACATTTCCTCAGTAAAACTTCCCCCTGGGAAGAAGCAACTAACATGTGCAAGGTTATTTTCATGCAAATTAAATAATATCGCGAGAAAATATTTCAGTGCTTTTTCCCGCAATACGTTGCCCAAGGAATTCGAACGCCCCTTTTCATTATGAATGCAGCCTATGATTCATGGCAGGTCAGTCTATATTTCCATGATACCAGATATGCAAAAATCTTGATGGTTAAATTTCgctattaaatttttttctgaCTTCATTTATGTCAATCATAAGTAAGTGTATGTGTGTAACAGATAAAGAACATTCTGGCTCCTGGAGTTGCTGATCCTCATGGTCTTTGGCACAACTGTAAGCTTGACATTCTCAAATGTTCATCTGCTCAACTCCAAACTATGCAAGGTTTACCCCATAATCTATCAGTTCTTTCTTCATGATTTCTACATAGTACTAGAGTAGTATCATGGAGAGAAATTTGTCCTGAGTTTTCAAGATTCCACGGCAGAAAACATGAATTTCAATCTACAACTTTAATCTCATCTAAATTTTGTTGAAATTAAACGATAACAAAGTATCATACTGCAGAAGAACTTTTGTCCCCCAATCTTTCATCAGGTGGGGAGTCAAACCAGACAATCTGGTAGTAAACTGTTGGTTTCCTCATTGATTTTGGATTTTATCAGTCTACCTAGTGAGAGTGAATTATCTTCTTAAAAACATAAATCTTGCAATATCAAATGACTTAATTTGTATCTGATATAACATGTTTTTAGGTTATCATACGGAGTTCTTGAGCTCATTGACAGGATTAGGCCCCTCTTCTACGAGAGGATACTACATAAACTCCTGCTACTCTCACTGCCAAACCGAAACACAAGAAACGTGGCTCAGAAGCGACTCACCTAGACTAAATGGCAAGGTTATACAAATCTATGAACTACTTCCACACAACTATTACCCGTTTTTCGTTTAAATTTTGGCGAAAATGAGTGCATTCACACAAAAAAAACACTTTCTTTATATAGACAATTGCTCAAGCAATTGGAGATTGGTACTACGACAGGAGCCCGTTTCAGCATACCGATTGTCCTTACCCTTGTGACAAGACTTGTCATAACCGTGTCTTCGAGCCTCAGGACTATCCTTCTGCAGGAATATACTAAATCCGTCGGATTCGTCGAACTATGTTAAGTTACAGATGAGAAATGCATTGAAGGTGTTCACAATAAATGTACTGTGGCTTTTGAATAAGGGAGAATCTAATGTTCTGAAACACAGTGCTTTTGATTTGTTCATTCTTATTTCAATATCATTGGAATATATTTACAAGTTAATAATTAAAGTGGTATTTATAATTGCAGGATAATAAGTTTAAGAATATCTAAAAAGTTGTAGAGGCTTTTTTTGTTAATTCAATTTAATATACTCTATAAAAGTTTAATGATATTAAAAATagatttttgtaaaattttaaaagtccAGTGATATTCaaccttgatttttaaaaagcttttaaaaaaaatctaaagttattcaaaatgtcaataaaattttaaaaattccatggaattcactgatatacaaatattaaagtttaaatACAATTATAATTTGTCAAAAAATGTAtttgatcttatttatagatttggatggattttttaaatttataacgCACATATTTCACTCTATATCTCTTTTTCTCTTTCTCATCTCGCGTATTCTCTTTATTTCACTCTCTCTTTATCTTCAAAATGCATCTCTATACATACACTATTTAATTATCTCTTTTCGTCATCATATATTCGTTTTTGGCTGATTCAGGTATAAAacctatataaaaaaatttaattaacttaTTTTTACAGTATTATTGAGGTACAATAATCGTCTATGCTAGGAAAATAATTGAATCGTAGTATTTGTGCTATTATacgatttaaaaaatttgagttgcactattaTCATCATCTACAAATTTTGGTAAAACAACAAATGTCCTATCCTTAAATTGGTATAAGAGTCAATGTCACGATTTCGATTCCCTATTGATTgcaatgcatgcaattattgCGAGATCGATTGTTatagtgcaataattgtccatgcTAGGATAGTGATCGAACCATGACGCTTGAGCTGTTatacaatttaaaaaatttgagttgcatcattatCACCGCTAATAACTTTTGATAAAGCGATAAATGGTCAGTCATACAAATAGTGTGAAATCAAAACAAAAACTACTAACGTCGtaaaaatgttgaatttattttgtgatttttaatctATGATTTCGTGTCAATGATTGTAaaattcaacaataataaaagatgtttcaaaaaattataaacttaattcaaacaacaaacatgttACAAGCTTTTTTGGGCCCAACCTATTCAGATTCACACCGTTAGTTAGGAAATGAAGGATCCCACACCTTGTTATTGCATCATCAATCATGCTATATTGTGGGTATGTCGGCTCTTAAAAGTGTGGAAAACCACGGGATTGATGCATGTAGTCGACGGAGGTGAATAATCTGGATTGCTCGAGATGGCTATACTATTTTGAATGAGAAATGCTTGTCTCTTAAAAGTAATTCAAAAGATGTGGATGAGAATTTGCGGATTCGGTGGATGAAAAAAATTTCGATAAGTTGAAATGTAAGTTGtgtagaaaaatttttaattgtgGTATTAATCGGACGAAACAAAATATTGTCGATATCAAGGGAAATATTGCCCCGTGTAATAATTCTTCAACGAGGATAAAGTGAAGTATAAGCATGTCATCGAAGAAATACggacaaaaaaaaaagtgaaatAATACAAATGAAGTGGAAGTGCGAGAATAAATTGTTCTTGATGAAATACAAAGAAGACCAAAAAATTCCAGAGATAAGAAAGAAACTCACTTACTCTTAGTCCTATTGACCGATTTACATCCGTCATTGGCACTGATTCTTCGTTGAGTGGTAGTAAGAAGACGGAACAACAAAATATTATTGATGTACTTTGGAATTAAATTAAATGACACATACTGTACACCAATAAgaaattaaaatctatattttaacttttttaaaaaaataataaatatgccCAGTCGCCTAGGCGGCCAACTAATGTGGTGAGGTGACGTCATAGgaggtgtttttttttttttttttaaaggattTGAATTGCGCTGAAAACACAGCATTTAGTGTTGTGCATTTTTTACACGAGATAATCACACGATCATGATAAAACGAGATCTCGTATAAAAAATACACATCACTTGATGCTATGTTTTTAATACAGCGGAAAATCTAAATCTTGTTTTGAAACAATGAATACATGTAATTTTATATCTCAAAGCaagtatttttaatttaaaacttttaaataaaataattttgaagaaatagaaaaaaatttggAGGGCTCCCCCCCACACGTGATAAATATTTCAactctttttctttctttctctttttttttttaattaatttttttaattagaaATATGAGCCGGGAGTGGGTGAAAAAAATGCGGCAACAATGAACTCCAACGCCAACCCCGTGAATCACCGCTTTGCTGCCGCCGTCCAAGATCTGGATCCCCGACAGCCATCGCCTACACATCCCCAACCCCAACCTCTACGTCGTCCCCGTGGCTTTGCAGTCGCATTTTCCAACGATTCTACTACAACCAATATTCAAGCCAAGAGCAGAAAGGAGAGAGAGAAAGAAAAAGAGCGCACCAAACTCAGGGAACGCCACCGTAGAGCTATCACCAGCCGTATGCTAGCTGGCCTCCGCCAGTATGGAAACTTTCCTTTGCCTGCAAGAGCGGATATGAACGACGTCATCGCCGCGCTTGCTCGGGAAGCTGGCTGGGCGGTCGAGGCGGATGGCACTACTTACAAACAATCATCCCCGGCGCCTCCTCCTCCTACTCCTCATTCTTTTTCTCATCTCGCTCCCGTTCAACAAAATGATCATAATAATGCGGCGACTGTGGTAATTATATATCTGACTATTGAGTGGAGAACGAACATTTATTTAAACTATTTTTTTATCTATTATTTGGTTTATGTAGTGTTTGTATTTGGTGTTGATTGATTTTGAAGTGAAAATTGCTTTATGTCGAAGTAATGGTGCCTTCCGGTTAGTTCATACTTCCTGTTTTGTATAATGTAAGTCTCTGGTGAGAGTTTTAAATAGATTTGCATACGGCATCTAGAATTGCATACGGCATTTTGATCCGCTGTTTCTATTTGACGAGATAAGGAAAAAAAGTTGTTTTTTCGAGTTATGGTTGGTCTTAATAAAGTTGCATAAATATGTCGAAATGCTGAGCAAAACGTTTGAATCTGCTTATTATGATAAAAACCTTCTGCCTATGATGATGTAATGCTGTGCGTAGGGTAATGAAACTCTTAGAATATATTCGATATGAATAACTTGTTTCAGAGGCGTGAATTCGTGACAGCATGCATGGATCCTCATAAATTGCTTTTAATTTGAACAGGGGGCATATCCAGTTCGGTCAGTTGAAAGCCCATTATCTTCTAGCTCTTTAAAAAATTGCTCCATGATATCATCAGTTAATTGTCAGCCTTCTGGTCTGAGAATTGATGAGAGTTTATCACCTGCATCTCTTGATTCTGCTGTTGCAGAGAGGGATGTGAACCTTGGTAATTGTGCATTTGCAAGTGCCTTACCTTCTTCTGAATGTTTGGAGTCCAGAAAGGTAAATTATAATTCCTTTTCCTCCTCCATTCTTATGGTGAAAGTCTGTGGCACTTGAGCTCTGTACAGAGGAAACATGTTGACCTGTTAATGCCTCCTTATACTTCTAAGGAATAAGGAATAATTGATGATTGAATCACTTGGTCCTCGATGCAAGTAGCTGGTAATATCGGATG
The Primulina tabacum isolate GXHZ01 chromosome 9, ASM2559414v2, whole genome shotgun sequence DNA segment above includes these coding regions:
- the LOC142504452 gene encoding uncharacterized protein LOC142504452 encodes the protein MLCGYQEARTSILTSASRREHISSPSRWIAPPINQLRLDVDAAYNVNSNRYAIGGVVRNHEGHTLLAFGKQITKPPSIVAAELIAIEEGFLMTQTQHLRINQITSDSLMAVQTVTNPAEDFGYTGAFETNIRNLLETHAHLKLEHVLRTTYGVAHSLISFAISFPSPFVWICGEFPAWLVKLVIEDFTPF
- the LOC142555580 gene encoding pectin acetylesterase 8-like, which gives rise to MMNERYERLLQTLVFVLIMLRIECYNVDITYVKSAVAKGAVCLDGSPPAYHFSAGFGAGINNWLIQIEGGAWCNNATTCLARKSTRLGSSTKMVKTLSFSGMLSNKPQFNPDFYDWNKVKVRYCDGSSFTGDIEAVNPATKLYYRGARVFLAIMEDLLVKGMKYAKNAILSGCSAGGLTSILHCDRFRALVPASTKVKCLSDAGYFINAKDVSGAEHIKDFYSQVVETHGSAKNLPGSCTSRLSPGLCFFPQYVAQGIRTPLFIMNAAYDSWQIKNILAPGVADPHGLWHNCKLDILKCSSAQLQTMQGYHTEFLSSLTGLGPSSTRGYYINSCYSHCQTETQETWLRSDSPRLNGKTIAQAIGDWYYDRSPFQHTDCPYPCDKTCHNRVFEPQDYPSAGIY